One window from the genome of Candidatus Synechococcus calcipolaris G9 encodes:
- a CDS encoding TIGR04255 family protein: MSPLPKFSLNLNEEFPALKAAPSIEAVIHWQAHAGKKLEPEALQAELTQRLPDYPILQPQQDIQLGAMATPDGFSEFFQQRQWSGFRLQDEQNRHVAQFTLNGVAFSRLEPYEDWDRFQTEALRFWHIFLELAEPTVIQRLGVRYINRIPLDDGEQPSHYLTTIPAPPSGVELTAESFFHQDTYPIPGYSYSINWVRTIQPAGADPTDGRALIVDIDVFTQELLKLDQDTLAQGLQEMRWLKNKVFFSCITSYALKRFGATS, encoded by the coding sequence ATGAGTCCGCTGCCCAAGTTCAGCCTCAACCTCAATGAGGAATTTCCTGCCCTGAAAGCTGCCCCCAGTATTGAGGCGGTAATTCATTGGCAGGCCCATGCGGGCAAAAAGCTGGAACCTGAAGCTCTTCAAGCAGAACTGACCCAGCGTTTACCTGACTATCCCATCCTTCAACCTCAGCAAGATATCCAGTTGGGTGCAATGGCTACACCTGATGGTTTTTCCGAGTTCTTCCAGCAGAGACAGTGGAGTGGTTTTCGCCTCCAAGATGAGCAGAATCGCCATGTGGCACAGTTCACCCTTAACGGAGTTGCTTTTAGCCGATTAGAACCCTACGAAGACTGGGACAGATTTCAAACCGAAGCCCTGCGATTTTGGCATATTTTCCTGGAATTAGCTGAGCCAACCGTGATTCAACGCCTAGGCGTGCGTTACATCAACCGCATTCCCCTGGATGATGGTGAACAGCCATCCCATTACCTCACTACCATCCCCGCTCCCCCATCAGGGGTAGAACTCACAGCCGAGTCCTTCTTTCATCAAGACACCTACCCTATTCCTGGCTACTCCTACTCCATCAACTGGGTTAGAACTATCCAGCCTGCTGGTGCAGATCCCACTGATGGACGAGCCTTAATTGTTGATATCGACGTTTTCACTCAGGAGTTGCTTAAATTAGATCAGGATACCTTGGCCCAAGGACTCCAAGAAATGCGCTGGCTTAAGAATAAGGTCTTCTTTAGCTGCATTACTAGCTATGCCCTCAAACGATTTGGAGCCACATCATGA
- a CDS encoding cation:proton antiporter subunit C, whose protein sequence is MLNGLILDGLVLATILLGFLGIILKKNLMMKIIAMDVMSTGVIAYYVLIAARGGQFTPIFKPDRDVAYADPVPQAVILTAIVIGFSMQTLMLVAAMKLARDNPTLETQEIDKQTTP, encoded by the coding sequence ATGTTAAATGGACTGATACTAGATGGGTTAGTACTGGCAACGATTCTATTGGGTTTTTTAGGGATCATTCTTAAAAAAAACCTGATGATGAAAATTATTGCCATGGATGTGATGAGTACCGGCGTGATTGCCTACTATGTGTTAATTGCAGCCCGGGGTGGTCAATTCACACCCATTTTTAAGCCCGATCGGGATGTAGCCTACGCCGATCCCGTTCCCCAAGCAGTAATTTTGACGGCGATCGTCATTGGTTTTTCCATGCAAACCCTGATGCTGGTGGCGGCAATGAAACTGGCACGGGATAACCCCACCCTGGAAACCCAGGAAATTGATAAGCAAACCACGCCATGA
- a CDS encoding phage holin family protein, with protein sequence MINLIIAWIVTSVSLFIISKIPFLGVEIDKFSTSLWSAIIFGILNATLGAILQFLAFPITFLTLGLFALVVNAAIFALAAAFVTGFTLRNGFLSALFGSIALSIMNSLTYTLLNHLAIV encoded by the coding sequence ATGATCAATTTAATCATTGCCTGGATTGTCACCAGTGTTAGTTTATTTATAATTTCTAAGATTCCTTTTTTGGGTGTGGAAATTGATAAATTTAGTACGTCTCTGTGGTCAGCAATTATTTTTGGCATACTGAATGCCACCCTAGGAGCAATCCTGCAATTTCTGGCATTCCCGATTACGTTTCTCACCCTGGGTCTATTTGCGTTAGTCGTCAATGCGGCTATTTTTGCCCTTGCGGCGGCCTTTGTGACTGGATTTACCTTGAGAAATGGCTTTTTGAGCGCCCTATTTGGCTCTATTGCCCTGAGTATTATGAATTCTCTCACCTATACCCTGTTGAATCATTTGGCAATCGTCTAA
- a CDS encoding DUF4912 domain-containing protein encodes MPKDRPPLEDMTLRQLRRVASELQVSRYSRMRKDQLLTAIREKQALANGAAVVSAKPVPSRLELQEKVEASKFDLGPAQEPEVVPASVDEGLGDLPGGYGDSRIVLMPRDPQWAYAYWDIPNEHREDLRRQGGQRLALRIYDSTNINLDHQIPHSVQEYPCDELAREWYVPIPVSDRDYVVEIGYRCGDGRWLVLARSSPVHIPPTYPSDWVWDQFITVDWDMDLRGKTVFDLGSPVTAGSSEPNPIYEGIFAMAEGAEAQRVAGSLYGSMQQVPGSVTPEMAISSYVFPSGVGLWALPTVSGLTMSGVGFSASAAPIRPRQFWLVADAELIVYGATEPDATVTIGGQPIKLNPDGTFRFQMSFQDGLLDFPIFAVAADGEQNRAIHMKFTRETPERRTNTKAEAILEWPV; translated from the coding sequence ATGCCGAAGGATCGACCCCCCTTAGAAGATATGACATTGCGACAATTGAGACGGGTCGCCAGTGAATTGCAGGTATCCCGTTATAGTCGGATGCGTAAAGATCAACTCCTCACTGCTATTCGTGAAAAACAAGCCTTGGCTAATGGCGCGGCTGTTGTCTCTGCTAAACCTGTCCCTAGTCGTTTGGAGTTGCAAGAAAAAGTGGAAGCATCAAAGTTTGATCTTGGCCCTGCCCAGGAACCGGAAGTTGTACCCGCTAGCGTGGATGAAGGCCTAGGGGATTTGCCCGGTGGCTATGGTGATAGTCGGATTGTGCTGATGCCTCGGGATCCTCAGTGGGCCTATGCCTATTGGGACATCCCCAATGAACATCGGGAAGACTTGCGCCGCCAGGGGGGTCAACGTTTGGCATTGCGGATATATGATTCCACCAATATTAATTTAGACCATCAAATTCCCCACAGTGTCCAGGAATATCCCTGTGATGAGTTAGCTCGGGAATGGTATGTGCCGATCCCCGTGAGCGATCGCGACTACGTGGTGGAAATTGGTTATCGTTGTGGCGATGGTCGTTGGCTTGTGTTAGCCCGTTCCAGTCCGGTGCATATTCCCCCCACCTACCCCTCGGATTGGGTTTGGGATCAATTCATTACCGTGGACTGGGATATGGATCTGCGGGGTAAAACCGTCTTTGATCTTGGTTCTCCGGTCACCGCAGGCAGTAGTGAACCCAATCCAATTTATGAAGGCATTTTTGCCATGGCAGAAGGGGCAGAGGCCCAGCGGGTGGCCGGTTCCCTCTATGGTTCGATGCAGCAGGTTCCTGGATCGGTAACACCGGAAATGGCGATCAGTTCCTACGTCTTCCCCTCCGGCGTGGGTCTGTGGGCCCTACCAACGGTCTCTGGCCTTACTATGTCTGGGGTGGGCTTCTCGGCATCGGCCGCACCCATTCGTCCCCGTCAATTCTGGTTGGTGGCGGATGCAGAATTGATTGTCTACGGTGCTACGGAGCCTGATGCCACCGTCACCATTGGCGGCCAACCCATTAAACTGAATCCCGATGGGACGTTCCGCTTCCAGATGTCGTTCCAGGATGGCCTGCTGGACTTCCCGATCTTTGCGGTGGCGGCCGATGGTGAGCAAAACCGGGCTATTCACATGAAGTTTACCCGGGAAACTCCAGAGCGTCGTACCAATACGAAGGCGGAAGCGATTCTAGAATGGCCGGTATAG
- a CDS encoding ATP-dependent 6-phosphofructokinase gives MSGSSKRKRVGVMTSGGDCPGLNAAIRAIVNHASLSYDWEVLGIPHATEGLLNRQSIPLGVHAMNLRGIDLLLTMGGTILGSVNSGDPLPVADQIIEGYHDLGLDALIAICGDGSLAILHQIAKRGGWNFLAIPKTIDNDVALTDRSIGFDTAVNTVTDALNRIISTAASHNRIMVVEVMGRTTGHLALHAGIAGGADVILLPEIPYSITGICRHIDELRERWNRKFALVVVAEGAQEVNSPGFVATSPSHPSIGQYVAEQISHCSQVPLEVRVSVLGHVQRGGMPLALDRILAAALGNMAVDLIAQSKFDRMLAWQAGKAIAIPIPEVLALSPRPLEPTSFLIRTAHGLGTYVGDNPPLPDIDLSLCGESLVCEL, from the coding sequence ATGAGTGGATCCAGCAAGCGGAAACGGGTTGGTGTAATGACCAGTGGGGGTGACTGCCCTGGCTTAAATGCGGCTATCCGGGCGATCGTGAATCATGCCAGCTTAAGTTATGACTGGGAAGTGCTGGGAATTCCCCACGCCACAGAGGGACTCCTCAACCGTCAATCCATTCCCCTAGGAGTCCATGCCATGAATCTGCGTGGCATCGATTTACTTCTGACGATGGGGGGAACCATTCTTGGCTCCGTAAACAGCGGGGATCCATTGCCCGTGGCGGATCAAATTATTGAGGGCTACCATGACCTAGGCCTAGATGCTTTAATTGCGATTTGCGGCGATGGTAGTCTAGCCATTCTGCACCAAATTGCCAAAAGGGGTGGATGGAACTTCCTGGCAATTCCCAAAACCATTGATAATGATGTAGCTCTCACCGATCGCTCCATTGGCTTTGATACTGCGGTGAATACGGTAACGGATGCCCTCAATCGGATTATTTCCACGGCGGCCAGTCACAACCGCATCATGGTTGTAGAGGTCATGGGGCGAACCACGGGGCATTTAGCTCTCCATGCTGGAATTGCCGGTGGCGCAGATGTCATTTTACTGCCAGAGATTCCCTACTCCATTACGGGTATCTGCCGTCATATTGATGAGTTGCGGGAACGTTGGAATCGTAAGTTTGCCTTAGTAGTCGTGGCAGAAGGGGCCCAGGAAGTGAATTCCCCTGGTTTTGTGGCCACCTCTCCCAGCCATCCCAGTATTGGTCAGTACGTTGCTGAACAAATTAGCCACTGTAGTCAAGTCCCCCTAGAAGTGCGGGTATCCGTCCTCGGCCATGTGCAGCGGGGGGGAATGCCCTTGGCCCTGGATCGCATTTTGGCCGCCGCCCTGGGGAATATGGCTGTAGATTTAATTGCCCAAAGTAAATTTGACCGGATGTTAGCCTGGCAGGCCGGAAAGGCTATTGCCATCCCCATCCCAGAGGTTTTGGCCTTGAGTCCCCGTCCCTTGGAACCCACGAGTTTTCTGATTCGCACCGCCCATGGTCTAGGAACCTACGTGGGGGATAATCCACCTCTGCCAGACATTGATTTGAGTCTTTGTGGGGAATCCCTAGTCTGTGAGCTTTGA
- a CDS encoding ATP-binding protein — MFSRLAFRHKLLLLILTPVMILYTGLFYIGRARLSEQDKKDAQQWMRELVQQYALQLDSNLQEIEEIALTTANAIEALPNPSEAQLYNFLSLNVIQNPLIYGAGIAYQPNAYSPQQRLFAPYVFLDENDRPVRVNIGTVNDYSQPGQGFEWYSQPMASKLPRWSSPYFDDGVGNVLMVTYSVPFRRNGQVQGVATVDLPLVSLKSRIDIQGLQDREFFILDRQGKLIFHDNDALIEQSIFDVAERKGRPDIRELGEMMLSGQTGDIAMEKWEGEGQQWVFFAPIRNTDWSLAIRLDEDDVLAFIYEQTQVGIIILIVSIGIMIVIVWLASSYLTHPLTQLDTAAKEIAQGNLDVQVEFNTRDEIGNLSRTFSNMARQLKSSITNLKDFNQRLEDLVNERTEALEAANAILQHKERLLQNQNTALITLSRSVNIQKGHLGAALKEIVEITAHTLEVDRVGIWQLRGENLVCIELFDRRGEAYRKLTATPMDDCQDFMEYFRAGESLILNCIATDDRSQVLRNYCEANDVQALVSMPIALSTELVGILSVEVVKQPHKWSLEETTFASNITDIVALAIASRDRRQAEVEMLKSKESAEAANKAKSVFLANMSHELRTPLNAILGFSQLMLGDRSLGDKQHQTVETINRSGEHLLGLINDVLDMAKIEAGRIVLQTSAFNLSRALKTIEEMLKVRAQAKNLQLVFDLADNLPEAIITDETKLRQVLVNLLGNAIKFTKEGGVALKVNYQNTPEPQLLFEISDTGIGMGPDELKLLFQPFVQTDSSKKVSEGTGLGLAISRQFVQLMGGDIQVTSKKGEGTTFSFAIQVELADVSAVATEETKAKVIGLAPGQPEYRILIVDDVPENRELLHRLLEPIGFKLKEACNGKEAVEQWQIWDPHIILMDIKMPVMDGRAATRHIKTHLGDRSTKIFAVTASTFEQEKEELLKNGCDDFIPKPFRNRMVLDRLAKHLNLTYTYASTTPTKESNSTPAIAPIELDRDTLMIMPREWIGELHQAAKKLNSKRVKELLQEIPESEAALSLSLNQLVKSFRFDRLVELTMP, encoded by the coding sequence GTGTTTAGTCGTTTAGCATTCCGGCATAAGCTGCTCTTGCTCATCTTGACCCCGGTGATGATTCTCTACACGGGGCTGTTTTATATTGGTCGCGCTCGTTTAAGTGAGCAGGATAAGAAGGATGCCCAGCAGTGGATGCGGGAACTGGTTCAGCAGTACGCCCTTCAGTTAGACAGTAATCTCCAAGAAATTGAAGAAATTGCCCTGACCACAGCCAATGCCATTGAAGCCTTGCCCAACCCCAGCGAAGCCCAGCTCTATAACTTCCTCAGTTTGAACGTGATTCAGAACCCCCTGATTTATGGGGCGGGAATTGCCTACCAACCCAATGCCTATTCGCCCCAACAGCGACTATTTGCCCCCTATGTTTTTTTAGATGAAAACGATCGCCCGGTGCGGGTCAATATTGGCACCGTTAATGATTACAGCCAGCCAGGGCAAGGCTTTGAGTGGTATTCCCAGCCCATGGCTAGTAAGCTGCCCCGCTGGAGTTCCCCCTACTTTGATGACGGAGTGGGAAATGTCTTGATGGTGACGTACTCCGTGCCTTTTCGCCGCAATGGCCAGGTACAGGGGGTGGCAACCGTTGATTTACCTTTGGTGTCTCTGAAAAGTCGCATTGATATCCAAGGGCTACAGGATCGAGAATTTTTTATTCTTGATCGCCAGGGGAAGTTAATTTTTCATGACAATGATGCGCTAATTGAGCAGTCAATTTTTGATGTTGCCGAGCGCAAAGGTCGCCCAGATATTCGAGAGCTTGGGGAAATGATGCTTTCGGGTCAAACGGGGGATATTGCCATGGAAAAGTGGGAGGGGGAGGGTCAGCAGTGGGTCTTTTTTGCCCCCATTCGTAATACCGACTGGAGTTTAGCCATTCGCTTAGATGAAGATGATGTTTTGGCATTCATTTATGAACAAACCCAGGTGGGTATTATTATTTTAATTGTCTCCATCGGGATCATGATTGTCATTGTCTGGTTAGCCAGTAGCTATTTAACCCATCCCTTAACCCAGTTAGATACAGCGGCCAAGGAAATTGCCCAGGGAAATTTGGATGTTCAGGTTGAGTTTAATACCCGCGATGAAATTGGCAATCTCAGTCGCACGTTTTCTAATATGGCGCGGCAACTCAAGTCCTCTATTACGAACCTAAAGGATTTTAACCAACGCCTTGAAGACCTTGTGAACGAACGCACTGAGGCCCTAGAGGCAGCTAATGCAATTTTGCAACACAAAGAACGGCTTCTGCAAAATCAAAATACTGCCTTGATTACCCTAAGTCGCTCCGTCAATATTCAGAAAGGTCATCTAGGGGCAGCCCTCAAGGAAATCGTTGAAATTACGGCCCATACCCTAGAGGTGGATCGGGTGGGAATTTGGCAGCTACGGGGTGAAAATCTAGTTTGTATCGAACTGTTTGATCGACGGGGAGAAGCCTATCGCAAGCTCACCGCAACCCCGATGGATGACTGTCAGGATTTTATGGAGTATTTTCGCGCTGGCGAGTCTTTAATCCTAAATTGTATTGCCACCGACGATCGCAGCCAAGTCTTACGCAACTACTGTGAAGCCAATGATGTCCAAGCCCTAGTGAGTATGCCCATTGCGTTAAGTACCGAGTTAGTGGGTATTTTGTCCGTGGAAGTGGTGAAACAGCCCCATAAATGGTCCTTAGAAGAAACAACCTTTGCCAGTAATATCACTGACATTGTTGCCCTGGCCATTGCCTCCCGCGATCGCCGCCAAGCGGAAGTGGAAATGCTCAAGTCCAAGGAATCTGCCGAAGCGGCCAATAAGGCAAAGAGTGTGTTTTTGGCCAATATGAGCCATGAGCTGCGAACCCCCCTCAATGCCATCCTCGGATTTAGCCAACTCATGCTGGGCGATCGCTCCCTGGGGGACAAACAGCACCAAACCGTGGAAACCATTAACCGCAGTGGTGAGCATTTACTGGGTCTGATTAACGATGTCCTCGATATGGCCAAAATTGAAGCCGGGCGCATTGTCCTCCAAACCAGTGCCTTTAATTTAAGCCGCGCCCTCAAAACCATTGAAGAGATGCTAAAGGTGCGGGCCCAAGCCAAGAATTTACAATTGGTGTTTGATTTAGCCGACAATTTACCGGAAGCCATTATCACCGACGAGACCAAACTGCGCCAAGTGTTAGTCAATCTGTTGGGAAATGCGATTAAATTCACCAAGGAGGGAGGGGTGGCCCTCAAGGTCAATTATCAGAACACACCCGAACCCCAATTGCTCTTTGAAATTAGTGATACCGGCATTGGTATGGGCCCCGATGAATTAAAGCTTCTGTTTCAGCCCTTTGTCCAAACCGATAGCAGTAAGAAGGTCAGTGAAGGGACGGGACTGGGGTTAGCCATTAGTCGCCAATTTGTGCAACTGATGGGGGGGGATATTCAGGTAACAAGCAAAAAGGGAGAAGGTACCACGTTTAGTTTTGCCATTCAGGTCGAATTAGCTGATGTGAGCGCCGTAGCTACCGAAGAAACCAAAGCAAAAGTCATCGGTCTTGCCCCTGGACAACCGGAGTATCGCATTTTAATTGTGGATGATGTTCCCGAAAATCGTGAGCTTCTGCATCGCCTCCTCGAACCCATTGGCTTCAAATTAAAGGAAGCCTGCAATGGCAAAGAGGCCGTGGAGCAATGGCAAATCTGGGATCCCCATATCATTCTCATGGATATTAAGATGCCCGTCATGGATGGCCGCGCCGCCACCCGCCACATCAAAACCCACCTGGGCGATCGCTCCACCAAAATTTTTGCCGTTACCGCCAGTACCTTTGAGCAGGAAAAAGAAGAACTCCTGAAAAATGGCTGTGATGATTTTATTCCCAAACCCTTCCGCAATCGCATGGTTCTCGATCGCCTGGCTAAACACCTCAATCTCACCTATACCTACGCCAGTACAACCCCAACCAAGGAATCAAATTCAACTCCGGCGATCGCCCCCATTGAACTGGATCGCGATACCCTGATGATTATGCCCCGGGAATGGATTGGGGAACTGCACCAAGCTGCCAAAAAACTCAACAGCAAGCGGGTCAAGGAACTGCTCCAGGAGATTCCCGAATCTGAAGCGGCCCTGAGCCTCAGCCTCAATCAACTGGTCAAGTCCTTCCGCTTCGACCGCCTAGTGGAGCTAACAATGCCGTGA
- a CDS encoding ABC transporter ATP-binding protein, which produces MTILKLHHLNKTFRSGVVPVKDLSLTVEEDEFLTLVGPSGCGKSTTLRMIAGLEQPTRGQIYLNDQEISGHSPGDRNMAMVFQSYALYPHMTVNENIASPLRLRNLSKSDIQQRVRETCQRLDLEELGDRKPAQLSGGQRQRVALARALVRRPQVFLLDEPLSNLDALLREKVRAQLKEIFGQQPAPVVYVTHDQTEAMTLSTKVAVLYEGHLQQLATPDKIYGQPANHFVASFIGSPQMNLLSLPCQGFSARLGNVKLPLKTNFPPLSMVTLGIRPEHIRLAQPEDAIALKGEVILVENLGMNRLLTVGIDESSLVLRALIPQDQPWQSSICLTFSPETLHWFHPQSGDRLG; this is translated from the coding sequence ATGACGATTCTAAAGTTACATCATCTCAATAAAACCTTTCGTTCCGGAGTGGTTCCCGTTAAGGATTTGAGTTTAACGGTGGAGGAAGATGAATTTTTAACCCTGGTGGGCCCCTCTGGCTGTGGTAAATCCACAACTCTGCGGATGATTGCGGGCCTTGAACAACCCACCCGCGGCCAAATATACCTAAATGATCAGGAGATTAGCGGCCATTCCCCTGGAGATCGCAACATGGCCATGGTTTTTCAAAGCTACGCCCTCTATCCCCACATGACGGTAAATGAAAATATTGCCTCTCCTCTGCGGCTGCGAAACCTCAGTAAAAGCGATATTCAACAACGGGTGCGGGAAACCTGCCAAAGGCTTGATCTTGAGGAACTGGGCGATCGCAAACCGGCCCAGCTTTCGGGAGGTCAACGTCAACGGGTAGCCCTAGCCCGTGCTTTAGTTCGGCGACCCCAGGTTTTTTTACTGGATGAACCCCTCAGTAATTTAGATGCCCTCCTCCGGGAAAAAGTGCGGGCCCAGTTAAAGGAAATTTTTGGCCAGCAACCGGCTCCGGTGGTCTATGTCACCCATGATCAAACGGAGGCTATGACGTTATCCACTAAGGTGGCTGTCCTCTATGAGGGCCATCTTCAGCAGTTGGCCACCCCCGATAAGATTTATGGGCAGCCCGCCAATCATTTTGTTGCCAGCTTTATTGGCAGCCCGCAGATGAATTTACTCTCCTTACCCTGCCAAGGATTCTCCGCCCGCCTCGGTAATGTTAAATTGCCTCTAAAAACCAATTTTCCGCCCCTATCCATGGTCACGTTAGGGATCCGACCGGAGCATATTCGCCTAGCCCAACCAGAAGATGCGATCGCCCTGAAGGGAGAAGTAATCTTAGTGGAAAACTTGGGTATGAATCGGTTACTCACGGTGGGAATTGATGAGTCATCCCTGGTCTTGCGGGCCCTGATTCCCCAGGATCAACCCTGGCAGTCATCCATTTGCCTGACGTTCTCCCCAGAAACCTTACATTGGTTTCATCCCCAAAGCGGCGATCGCCTCGGCTAA
- a CDS encoding cation:proton antiporter gives MSFPFISPLVATDLDTSPIVLAGVLLSLVVIFLASKLGGEAAKRLDFPPVLGELMAGLVIGISALHLVVFPVSGAQAADSLIMTALQWINHLEPDTLTKIYESQSEVVKVLAELGVIILLFEIGLESDVRQLKEVGPQAIAVAMTGLLAPLILGTAGLMWFFHLPAIPAVFAGAALTATSIGITSKVLSELGQLQSREGQIIVGAAVIDDVLGIIVLAVVASLAKTGEVDVRHVCFLIVGATTFLAGSIILGSVFNKTFVKLAEGLKTRGNIVIPALGFAFFMAFLGSALQLEAILGAFAAGLVLDESNARLQLEELLKPIADLLVPIFFVTVGAEADLTILNPTVPENRAGLLIAGFLIVIAIFTKLISGWTVFGIPGINRLAIGWGMVPRGEVGLVFAGIGAATGALDKPLEVGIILMVIFTTFLAPPFLRSAFSAQPPTSGETTPAIAGEP, from the coding sequence ATGTCTTTTCCGTTTATCTCGCCTTTGGTCGCAACGGATCTAGATACGAGTCCCATCGTTCTAGCGGGGGTTCTCCTCAGCTTAGTGGTTATTTTCCTTGCCAGCAAACTGGGGGGTGAAGCGGCCAAGCGTCTAGATTTTCCCCCCGTATTGGGAGAACTCATGGCGGGGTTAGTGATTGGGATTTCTGCCCTGCACCTTGTCGTATTTCCCGTGAGCGGGGCCCAAGCGGCCGATTCATTGATTATGACCGCCCTGCAATGGATCAATCACCTGGAGCCGGACACCCTCACCAAGATTTACGAATCCCAGAGTGAAGTGGTCAAGGTTTTGGCGGAGTTGGGGGTGATTATCCTTCTCTTTGAAATTGGTCTAGAATCCGATGTGCGGCAACTGAAGGAAGTGGGCCCCCAGGCGATCGCCGTTGCCATGACGGGACTTTTGGCTCCCTTGATTCTGGGCACAGCGGGACTGATGTGGTTTTTCCATCTGCCTGCGATTCCGGCGGTATTTGCGGGAGCGGCCCTTACCGCCACCAGTATTGGTATTACCTCCAAGGTTTTATCGGAACTAGGGCAACTCCAATCGCGGGAAGGGCAAATCATTGTGGGTGCCGCCGTCATAGATGATGTCTTGGGCATTATTGTCTTGGCGGTAGTGGCCAGTCTAGCCAAAACCGGCGAAGTGGATGTGCGCCATGTGTGCTTTTTAATTGTCGGGGCAACGACGTTTCTAGCTGGCTCGATTATTCTCGGCAGTGTCTTTAATAAGACCTTTGTCAAACTGGCGGAGGGTCTGAAAACCCGTGGGAATATCGTTATTCCCGCCCTAGGCTTTGCCTTTTTTATGGCCTTTTTAGGCAGTGCCCTGCAACTAGAAGCCATTTTGGGAGCCTTCGCGGCGGGTCTGGTACTGGATGAAAGTAATGCCCGTCTGCAACTGGAAGAACTCCTCAAACCCATTGCCGACTTACTGGTACCCATTTTCTTTGTGACGGTGGGGGCAGAGGCGGATCTAACCATTCTCAATCCGACCGTTCCCGAAAATCGGGCCGGGTTACTCATTGCCGGTTTTCTGATTGTGATTGCCATTTTTACCAAGCTGATCAGTGGTTGGACTGTCTTTGGTATTCCGGGGATTAACCGTCTGGCCATTGGTTGGGGCATGGTTCCCCGGGGTGAAGTGGGCCTAGTATTTGCGGGTATTGGGGCGGCAACGGGTGCATTAGATAAACCCCTAGAGGTGGGGATTATCCTCATGGTCATTTTCACCACCTTTTTAGCTCCACCATTTTTACGCTCTGCCTTTAGTGCCCAACCTCCCACCAGTGGAGAAACAACCCCAGCGATCGCTGGTGAACCCTAA